The DNA region CCAGGGCGTTGAAGTCTATCATAAACCCGAGCGGGGCGGCAAAATCGGTGCCATGAACAGGGGCATGCAATATGTGAAGACACCCATCGTGATCTTCTCCGATGGCAATACCCTGCTTGGGAAGGAAAGCGTCAAACGCATTGTGGCCCTGTTCAGCAATCCTTCAGTGGGCTGTGTATCAGGAGAAAAACGAATTTTTAACAAAGAAAAAGACACCGCAGCCGGCACAGAAGGTATTTATTGGAAATACGAGTCGAAGCTGAAAAAGTGGGACGCCGAGCTGTATTCGGTGGTGGGTGCTGCAGGCGAACTTTTTGCCATACGCACCAATTTATTCGAAGAAGTTGAAAAAGATACCCTGCTCGACGACTTCATCATCTCGCTCAGGGTGGCCATGAAAGGCTTCACCATTCAATACGATCCGGAAGCTTACGCCATCGAAACCTCCTCGGCCAACGTAAAGGAAGAACTCAAACGGAAAATCCGCATCGCTGCAGGTGGCATTCAATCCATTATCCGCCTTGCTCCCCTGTTGAACATTTTCAAATATGGTATCCTGAGCTTTCAATATATCTCGCACAGGGTACTTCGCTGGACCATTGCGCCCCTTTCTTTGCCATTTATTCTGATTATCAATACTTTATTGTGGCTGAATGCTGGAATAACAAACTTCGGAAATATCTACGTCTGGCTGTTCTATCTTCAGCTTGCGTTTTATCTCATGGCCCTCATTGGCTGGTATCTCGAAAACAAAGCCATAAAAATCAAAGTGTTGTTTGTGCCTTACTACTTCCTGATGATGAACTATGCGGTACTTATGGGCATCCGCCGTTATATCAAAGGTGCGCAGTCGGTTAACTGGGAAAGAGCAAAACGCAGCACATTATGACGCGTAGCCTGGTAGCTATTGTTTTTACGATTCTCTTTTCGGCATTTAACCTTTCTGTAAAGGCCCAGAAAATTTGTAATCACACCATCGCACTGAATACCAATGTGTTTGATGGTGCCAACGTGGCTCCGGGTGATACCATATGCATCACGGGCGGGCAACGCGATTACCTGCTGTTGCGCAACATCAGTGGCACACAAAATCAACCTGTCGTCATCGTCAACCGCGGAGGAACGGTAACCATCAATACCAACCACTTTTATGGGATAAAGATGGCCAATTGCAGGCACGTCAAACTTATAGCCACAGCTACAGTTGCTGCCCCATATGGCATTCGCATCATCAGGGTAGCTAACGGAGGTGGCATTTCGGTGGATGAGATGAGCACCAATGTTGAACTAGCCCACATCGAAATTGCAAACACCGCCCTGGCAGGCATTTATGCCAAAACCGACCCGGATTGCAGTTTTGCGGCCACACGCGACAAATTTACCATGTACAACCTGACTGTTCGCAATTGCTATCTGCATGATATTGAGGATGAAGGACTTTATATCGGAAGTTCGAAATTTACCGGACAATACCTGCCGGCATGCGATACAACCGTGCTCCCTCATTTTATTCATGGGGTGTATGTGTACAACAACATCGTCGAACGTACCGGATGGGACGGCATACAAGTGGCTTCAAGTCCGGTCAACTGCAAGATTTATAACAATATCATCCGCTTCGACTCACAGAGGGAAACCCCGAACCAGATGTCGGGCATCCTTATCGGTGGCGGTTCCAATTGCGACTGCTACAACAACCAGATCTTCGACGGCAAAGGCGATGGCATTGATGCCTTCGGATTTGGAACCCAAAAGATCTACAACAACCTGATTGTCAGAGCAGGTCAGACCTATTTTCCCGGAAACCCCTCCTATCCGCGGCATGGCATTTTCGTTGGCAACTCACCCGACGGGGCTGCCGCAGTGTATCACCTGATGCACAACACCATCATTTCGCCCAAAAGCACCGGCGTGCGTTTTTCCAACAATAATACTACCAACAACCTGGTTTTCAACAATATAATTACGAACCCCGGAGACTTTGGCACGCTTGCCGATAATGCGTATTTCCAAAACGCCTCCTCTTCGGTGGGCTTCAACATCCGCAACAACATCTTCAGCCAAAGACCTGATACGTTGAAATTCAGAAACCTGCCTCAGGACAATTATGACCTGCTGCCTTCCTCACCCGCAGTCAACAAGGGGTTCAATGCCGGACTGAATGCCGTTGCCTTCGACCTGCTCAATCGCCCGCGTCCTCACAATCAGGGTTACGACATAGGTGCATTTGAGTGTCAGGATGTGAACGCTTCCTTGCCGGAAAACTTCAATAATCTGAATATCAGGTACTTTTTTCAATCAGGATATTTGATTGTGAGATTTTCAGGACTGCCTGCCGGCAAAGCGAGTCTGATGCTGACAGATGCTTTTGGCCGGGTATTGTTTGAGCAGACCCAATCGGTGAACCCTGAAGCTGTCAACGAGTGTGTGATCCCGGGCTTTGACTTCCGCAATGGCATTTATTTTCTGAACCTTCGTCAAGTCAACCTCAGCAAAACAATCCGCATTCCCTACTTCGCCGGTCAATGAATTGACCCGGGCTTTTTTTCGTAACTTTCCGGCAAATGCCCTGACCTTAGAACTATTGTATGGAAACAGGCAGCAAGAGATGGATAAGGACGGCCGGATATGCCCTTAGAAAGCTGAAACTCAGGATAAAGGGATTGTATTATTCCGGAAACACTTTTTTTTGTCCCCTCTGCAACAGGTTCTACCGCAAGTTTCTTGATGGAGGGGAACACCACGAGGTGTTGATCAAAATGCAGGTGATCGGGGCCGGACGCAGGCCAAATATGGTATGTCCGGGCTGCCATTCAACCGACCGCGACAGATTGCTCCATACTTTCTTTTGCCATGGAAGTGATATCCCGTTTCCGGATGCGCGAATGCTGCATATTGCACCCGAACCCGCGCTCTACGACTGGTTTATGAGAAGATATCGCGAAAAACCTCACAACTATATTGCAGGTGTAAAGTATCACGAAGGCTATTATTACAACCAAAGCATCCAATTGCTCGACCTTACTGCCCTGCCTTTTCCGGACGAATCGTTCGACCTGCTGATGGCCAACCATGTGCTCGAACATATCAAAGCAGAACAAAAAGCCCTGTCGGAGATTCATCGGGTGCTCCGCCCGGGAGGTATGGCCATTCTGCAGGTGCCATGGTCTCCCCTGCTCGAAACCACCATCGAAGAAGAATCGGAAATGAGCGAAACCGATCGTGCCAGGCATTTTGGACAGGCCGACCATGTGCGCCTTTATGGCAAAGACTACCCCAAACGGCTCGAAATGGCAGGTTTTTTGGTAGAACGTATTGATATTCAACACATAAACATGGATCAGAATTACCTAGAAAGTATAGCGATAAATAAAAACGAAATCATATTTTTGGCTAACAAACAAACAATTCATCAGGTCTGAAAAAAAGGGTTTATACAGGCATTGTTCTTGCCCTTTCCCTGCTCATCTGCAACTCCTTGCTTGTTGCAGCCGAGGTGCGGCTTGCACCAGGTTTTCAGCCTGCACTTAAAGCACTGCATGCTCAAAACCTGAACTGGTCGCTGTTGGCGCTAAGCAGCCCATCGGGCACCGGGGAAGCCGACTCTGCCCTTGCCATTCTTACCGAATACCAACTTTTCTTCTCAAACAAACCTGAGGCAGCCCGGCTGGCCGGCGAGGCCTACGATCGTGCGCTGGCTTCGTCTGCACCTCCGCAAAGTCTTTATCGCACCCTACTCCGCTACAGCACCGCCCTCGAAATCAACGAGGATTACGAAAAAGCTACCAACCTGTGGATCAGATTCATACAACGTATGGAGCAAAACGGGTACAACGAGCTCACCAACCTTGGTCTGGCCAATGTCATCCGGCTATCATTGATTCAACAGGATACCCTGCGCGCCTCAAGGTTTATCAAAACTATCGACAGCTTGTATTTGAAAACCCTTCCCGAACCGGTGCAGTTCGAGCTAAGGCTGCAGGTTTTCAATGAAAAGCTGCTTGCAGGTGCAGCCAGTTTTAAAGACCTGGAGTTTCTGGCAGGGCTGGCCCTTAACGACAAAACGACCCGAACCCAGGTGAACCTGATCAGGCTTGCTGATGCTGCGCTGGCATCCGGTCTGGCAGCAGCTGATCACCCATTGATGCTCAGAATACTCAAAACAATTTCCGAATTATCTGAAAATCAAGACGAAGCATTTCCCATCTTTGCCCAAATGCTGGCTTCACGCGCTGGTTTGATACATCAAAACGCCTTGACCACCACGCTGATTTCATATCTCGAAAAGATTGGGCAAGCGAGACAAAGGCTAAGCCTGGCGATGCAAGAAGCCGTGCAACTCAGCCGGGAAACAAACCTTGCCAGAAGCAAAAAATCGAAGCTGATCAACCTCGCCGGATGGTTGCTCGTTCTGCTCATTGGTGGAGGCATGGCCATAGTGAACTACAGGATATACAGGCAGTTTGTCGATCAGTCGGGCGACCTCCGCCGGTCAATCGGGAGCAAGCAGGAAGAAATCGCCCGGCTTGAAGACCTCGAAAGTCGGACAGATGAAAAGATTGAAGAAAAGGTAGCCGAACGCATCGAAGCCATTAGAAACGAGCTGGAGACGCGGAAACAGATTGACCAGGAATTGCAAAAGGCACTGCAGGAGGCCGAAAAGGCCAACTATCTTAAAAATGCGTTCCTGGCCAACATGAGTCATGAGATCAGAACCCCGCTCAACGGCATCCTTGGTTTCTCGGTACTCCTGCAAAACGAATTTGCACTCAACGATCTGCCCGAACTGTACGACTACGCCCAGTCGATCGAACGCAGTGGCGAACGCCTGCTGCACATCCTCAACAACATCATTGACATCAGCCGCCTCGAAGCCAACGATTTCGAGATCCGTCAGGAACCTTGCGGCCTCAGGCAAAGCCTCGATCAGGTGCTCAATACTTATAAACTCAAGGCCAGCGAAAAAGGCCTCAAACTTTTCACCGACCTGGAGGATTGCACCATTCTGGCTGACCCAAACACTTTGCCGAGAATATTTAATGAGCTGATAGATAATGCGTTAAAATATACTGAGAAAGGCTTTATCAAAATCAGTGCAAAACGCATACCCGAACAAAATAAGGTGGAAGTGCGCATTCAGGATACCGGAAACGGAATCGACCCCGCCTATCTGAAACATATCTTCGACCCATTCAGGCAGGATAGCCTGGGCTATACCCGTCAATATCAGGGTATTGGGCTGGGTTTGCCCCTCACGCAAAAGCTGGTGGAGCGCATGGGAGGAAGCCTGGAAATAAAATCCGAAAAATCTGTTGGCACAACCGTCATCCTGAGGTTTGCGCTAACATCTCAAAATACATCACAGGAGAAAAAGCCTGAAAAAGATGGCCTGTCGCAGAAAAAATTCAGCCGGGCACTGGTTGTTGAAGATGATGCTTCAAGCAGGATCATCCTGAGTAAAATTCTCGAAAATTACATGCCAGTGGTAGTGGCTGGTGATGGCGACCAGGCGCTGAAAACAATAAGCGAAAAGCTTCAGCATGCTGAGGTCTTCGACCTGATTATGATGGACATCAACCTGCCTGCCCCATGGGATGGTATAAAACTCAGAGAACACATCATCAGCAACTTTCCGCAGTACAAAGACAGCGTTTTTATCGCGCAAACCGCCTATGCCATGGAGGGCGACCGTGAGCGCCTGCTGGAAGCCGGCTTTCTGGGATATCTTTCGAAACCTATCTCACGAAAAGACCTGCTTGAGTTGCTCAACATTCAAAATTAAATTTTTAACAAAACTTGTAAAAGTTTTACCTTTACCCCAGAAAACGTGCAAGAACAATACCCTTAGCTACATCATCCAAAAATGACTGCAGGCTCACTACCCTTTAAAATCTTACTGGTTGAGGATAACCAACTTAATCAAAAATTTGCGGTTGCCGTATTACATAAGCTGGGCTGCAAGGTTGATGTAGCAGAAAACGGCAGGGTTGGGCTGGAAATGTTCAAGCAAAACAAATACGACCTCATTCTGATGGACATTCAGATGCCTGAGATGAATGGCATTGAAGCAACCATAGCAATCAGGCAGATCGAAGCGCTGGAAGGTAAGGGACGGCACATTCCCATCATTGCTGTCACAGCATTTGCGCTGGAACAAGACCGGAAGAACTGCGCCGATGCAGGCATGGACGATTTTCTTGCCAAGCCTTACAAGCCCCACGAAATTGAGGAAAAACTCCGGTCTGTTGCCCAACGGTTTGGCCTCCTGTGAGCCTGTCGGCACCATTCATACCATAAAAAAAAGGCCTGGGTGCACACCGGCAAGCCCAACAGCCCTTTTATTTCCTGAAAAACCAGGCGGCTTAAGCGTGAAGCAAAAAGCTCAGGTCGCTTCCCACTTCAAATTCTTCGGGTTCGAGTCCGAACTGGAACAAACGCATGGGTTTGTGGCCCAGTAGCTTCATCTCAAGGCCTTGAACTTCGAGTAGGCTGGCCTCACGCAGCCCCACCACTTTTACATTCCGGTTGATTACCAGAAACTCTTCGATGCGCTGCTGGCGGGTTTCGCCTCCATGCCCTGCTGGATGCGCATCGAGGTAGTGCGGGTTGATTTGAAATGGCACCAGATTCAGGCAGTTAAAGCTTTCCGGCTGAATGATGGGCATATCGTTGGTTGTGCGCAGGGTAGGACAAGCCACATTGGCTCCGGCGCTCCACCCCATGAAAGGCATGCCATCGAGCACACGCTTCCGGATGGGATCCATGAGTTTGTGCTTATGCATCTCGGCCACAAGGTGAAAAGTGTTGCCTCCGCCAACAACCACACAGGCGGCATTTGATACCGCTGCAGCTGCATCGTGATGATGGTGCACCGATTCCACCTCGCATCCGAACTCTGCAAACACACCCGCTACACGCTCCTCATACACATCATAGGATTTTTTCAGACTCTGTGTGGAGAGACCAACCCCTGCGTAAGGAATAAAAAGCACCTTGCCGATTTCATACTTCTTCAGAAAATCGGCAATAAACGGCCTGGGCCATCCCAGGTAAGCCTCACCCGGATTTGTGGAATTACTAATCAATAATAGTTTCATTATCAATAAATTTATCATGCCATTCACCGGCATGAGGTTTTACATTCAGGGAATAAAGATAAGGAAAAGACGGGTATTCTGATGCCAATGCAGGCAAAGGGGTGAGACAAAAAAATCCCGGCCAATGACCGGGATGCTGTGCCCAAGAAAGGACTCGAACCTTCACGAGCGTGCGCTCACTACACCCTGAATGTAGCGCGTCTACCAATTCCGCCACTTGGGCAAGCTGAGAAGAACGGTTTGGTGCCCAGGACAAGATTCGAACTTGCACACCATTGCTGGCGCCAGCCCCTCAAGCTGGTGTGTCTACCAATTCCACCACCTGGGCATTGATGGTGCAAATTTAATACCATTTTCGGGATGTCGCAACAACAATCAAAAAAAATCCTTAATCCCATTTCAGAAGCACACATGCTTTCGTACATTTGAGCATCAAAAACACTTGTCTGCCATGCAACTTCATCCAAAAGACCTTGACCAGATTCGCCTCAAAGGCATTGACCAGGAGCAGATTGAACGTCAGTTGGGCTACTTCAGGAGCGGATTCCCCTACATGCGCCTCGTTGCGCCTGCTACCATCGGCAACGGCATCCGGCGCATTGAAGACGAAGAACTCCACCGCCTGGTGGAAGAATTCGACCAGCGAAAATATGACTACGACATCATCAAGTTTGTTCCTGCCTCGGGTGCTGCCAGCCGGATGTTCAAACATCTGTTCGAGTTTTCGCAGACATTTCAGGGTAAACCCGAAGAAATCGGGGAGGTGATGAAGCAGACTGA from Bacteroidota bacterium includes:
- a CDS encoding glycosyltransferase family 2 protein codes for the protein MVWAEVLFWALLFVVFYAYLGYGILLFVLVKIKRLFSRPFEADPTYLPEVTLFVAAYNEKDFVDKKVQNAFELDYPREKIKQVWVTDGSDDGTPDMLKKYADQGVEVYHKPERGGKIGAMNRGMQYVKTPIVIFSDGNTLLGKESVKRIVALFSNPSVGCVSGEKRIFNKEKDTAAGTEGIYWKYESKLKKWDAELYSVVGAAGELFAIRTNLFEEVEKDTLLDDFIISLRVAMKGFTIQYDPEAYAIETSSANVKEELKRKIRIAAGGIQSIIRLAPLLNIFKYGILSFQYISHRVLRWTIAPLSLPFILIINTLLWLNAGITNFGNIYVWLFYLQLAFYLMALIGWYLENKAIKIKVLFVPYYFLMMNYAVLMGIRRYIKGAQSVNWERAKRSTL
- the pepE gene encoding dipeptidase PepE translates to MKLLLISNSTNPGEAYLGWPRPFIADFLKKYEIGKVLFIPYAGVGLSTQSLKKSYDVYEERVAGVFAEFGCEVESVHHHHDAAAAVSNAACVVVGGGNTFHLVAEMHKHKLMDPIRKRVLDGMPFMGWSAGANVACPTLRTTNDMPIIQPESFNCLNLVPFQINPHYLDAHPAGHGGETRQQRIEEFLVINRNVKVVGLREASLLEVQGLEMKLLGHKPMRLFQFGLEPEEFEVGSDLSFLLHA
- a CDS encoding methyltransferase domain-containing protein encodes the protein METGSKRWIRTAGYALRKLKLRIKGLYYSGNTFFCPLCNRFYRKFLDGGEHHEVLIKMQVIGAGRRPNMVCPGCHSTDRDRLLHTFFCHGSDIPFPDARMLHIAPEPALYDWFMRRYREKPHNYIAGVKYHEGYYYNQSIQLLDLTALPFPDESFDLLMANHVLEHIKAEQKALSEIHRVLRPGGMAILQVPWSPLLETTIEEESEMSETDRARHFGQADHVRLYGKDYPKRLEMAGFLVERIDIQHINMDQNYLESIAINKNEIIFLANKQTIHQV
- a CDS encoding response regulator, giving the protein MLVAAEVRLAPGFQPALKALHAQNLNWSLLALSSPSGTGEADSALAILTEYQLFFSNKPEAARLAGEAYDRALASSAPPQSLYRTLLRYSTALEINEDYEKATNLWIRFIQRMEQNGYNELTNLGLANVIRLSLIQQDTLRASRFIKTIDSLYLKTLPEPVQFELRLQVFNEKLLAGAASFKDLEFLAGLALNDKTTRTQVNLIRLADAALASGLAAADHPLMLRILKTISELSENQDEAFPIFAQMLASRAGLIHQNALTTTLISYLEKIGQARQRLSLAMQEAVQLSRETNLARSKKSKLINLAGWLLVLLIGGGMAIVNYRIYRQFVDQSGDLRRSIGSKQEEIARLEDLESRTDEKIEEKVAERIEAIRNELETRKQIDQELQKALQEAEKANYLKNAFLANMSHEIRTPLNGILGFSVLLQNEFALNDLPELYDYAQSIERSGERLLHILNNIIDISRLEANDFEIRQEPCGLRQSLDQVLNTYKLKASEKGLKLFTDLEDCTILADPNTLPRIFNELIDNALKYTEKGFIKISAKRIPEQNKVEVRIQDTGNGIDPAYLKHIFDPFRQDSLGYTRQYQGIGLGLPLTQKLVERMGGSLEIKSEKSVGTTVILRFALTSQNTSQEKKPEKDGLSQKKFSRALVVEDDASSRIILSKILENYMPVVVAGDGDQALKTISEKLQHAEVFDLIMMDINLPAPWDGIKLREHIISNFPQYKDSVFIAQTAYAMEGDRERLLEAGFLGYLSKPISRKDLLELLNIQN
- a CDS encoding response regulator, which codes for MTAGSLPFKILLVEDNQLNQKFAVAVLHKLGCKVDVAENGRVGLEMFKQNKYDLILMDIQMPEMNGIEATIAIRQIEALEGKGRHIPIIAVTAFALEQDRKNCADAGMDDFLAKPYKPHEIEEKLRSVAQRFGLL
- a CDS encoding right-handed parallel beta-helix repeat-containing protein; the protein is MTRSLVAIVFTILFSAFNLSVKAQKICNHTIALNTNVFDGANVAPGDTICITGGQRDYLLLRNISGTQNQPVVIVNRGGTVTINTNHFYGIKMANCRHVKLIATATVAAPYGIRIIRVANGGGISVDEMSTNVELAHIEIANTALAGIYAKTDPDCSFAATRDKFTMYNLTVRNCYLHDIEDEGLYIGSSKFTGQYLPACDTTVLPHFIHGVYVYNNIVERTGWDGIQVASSPVNCKIYNNIIRFDSQRETPNQMSGILIGGGSNCDCYNNQIFDGKGDGIDAFGFGTQKIYNNLIVRAGQTYFPGNPSYPRHGIFVGNSPDGAAAVYHLMHNTIISPKSTGVRFSNNNTTNNLVFNNIITNPGDFGTLADNAYFQNASSSVGFNIRNNIFSQRPDTLKFRNLPQDNYDLLPSSPAVNKGFNAGLNAVAFDLLNRPRPHNQGYDIGAFECQDVNASLPENFNNLNIRYFFQSGYLIVRFSGLPAGKASLMLTDAFGRVLFEQTQSVNPEAVNECVIPGFDFRNGIYFLNLRQVNLSKTIRIPYFAGQ